In Cardinium endosymbiont of Dermatophagoides farinae, the sequence GGCGTACTGCGTTTGTAATGGTCCAATTCATCTACAGGATTATAGGGAATAAGGTTTACATGAACCAAATGGCGTTGTTTACGCGCTAAAATTAAATTGGCTAGCTCAAAAGCAGATGATTCTGAGTCATTTATATCTTTTAGTAGAATATATTCAAATGTTACGCGTCTGTTTGTTTGATCTAAGTAGTAATCAATTGCTTCCATCAGTTTTGCTATGGGAATGGCTTTATTGAGTTTCATGATGCGTGTACGCAGTGGGTTATTGGCTGCATGTAGCGAAAGGGCAAGGTTTACCTGTAGGCCTTCATGTGCAAAGGCTTTGATTTTTTGGTCTAGTCCACTGGTAGAAACGGTAATATGTCGTGCACCAATAGCAAGACCTTTGGGATGGTTGACCATACGTATAAAGCGCAAAACATGGTCGTAATTATCAAATGGTTCTCCAATACCCATTACTACGATATGGCTGATTCTTTTCTGTGCTATATCCAACTTTTCTTGCATGTGGACTACCTGTTCAACGATTTCACCTGTTGTTAAATCTCTTTTCTTGCTTAAAAGACCGCTGGCACAAAAGCTACAACCAATATTGCAACCCACTTGTGTGGTCACACAAATCGATAGGCCATAGCTATGTTCCATTAAAACGGTTTCAATTAAATGGCCATCTCTGAGTTTAAATAAAGACTTGATTGTTCCATCTTTTGCATATTGCACCTTATCTTCTACCATGGAGGCCAGTGAAAAATGCTCATCCAAGCGCGACCTGGTCGTTAAGCTTACATCGCTCATTTCACTAAAGCTGCTGACACGTTTTTGGTAGAGCCATTTCCAAATTTGGGCACCCCGAAAAGATTTTTCACCTTGCGCTTCCAACCAAAGGGTTAACTCCTTGTCGGTTAAATTATAAATAGATGGTTTTTGAGACTCGATTGTTAATGGTAATTTTGAAGCTGGTCTATGCTCGTCCAATGCAGTTGAGCGCTCTGGCGACTGCGCTTCTCGTGAAAATTGCGCATCACAAATCGCTTGCGAAAGAGGTCTAATAGATGGTTTTGGTAAAGTGCTTGCTGAATGGTTTAACATATAATCTGTGTCGGTCGAGGTTAGGCCAGTAAAAAAAGATGTTAAAACGCTCCTTTGTTGGTTTAAATTGGAAGATCCAATTTTCTACCAAGCCAACAAAAGCATCGACTATGAATGTAGCAAAATTAGTAAAAATATATGATGCCACGGATGCATTTTTTACAAAATGTATGGAAATGTTCATTAAACTGTGTCAAGGCCATAAAAAGTTATAAATTTTTTCGAGAATATAGATTTATGATTTTTTCCTATACTAGGATCGAAAGTAGGAACAAGATGTTGCATTAGTGTCACTTCATTGGCTCTATTAAGGATCATATCTTTGGTCAAGTGTGTAGTATGGCATGCATGATTGATTTTAAGATTTGATTCGAACAGGTCTAGGTTCTATTTTTCAGGTGTCCAAACCTCAAAAAAAATAAATTTTTTAGCCTTCTTCGGGAGGCTTTTTTATATATTCTTATATTTTTATACACCCTTCATAACTTATTTACAGAGGATTCCTTCATTAAAAGACTTATTATTAACCCAGTAAACAAGTGAAAATTTAGTTTTTGCTAGTAATCCTTTAGAACACAATTCTAAAAGACCTTTATTGGTGGATGATCTAGTTTTATATCTCATGAACTTGCTAAAATCATCTATATCAAATAACAATTTACCATCCTCCGGGATACCCTTATGAATAATATATTTTATAACGTTTTGAGCTGGTTTCGACAAAGAAATTAAAAAATCTAAATCAATAACCCTTTCTGACCTACCTCCAATAAATGGGTTAGATTCAAATTTATCAAGACCATCTCTCATAGAGTTTTTCATCATAGATTAACATCTAAAAGTTCAGTACAGATTAATTCTCGATACATACTACAATTGAATAATAAGATTTATACTAATATCTCGTAAAACTAAAAAAGAAAAATTAGTTTTCTAACGTTACTTTGTATAGATACAATTATAATAAAATATTTTATAAAAAAATAATTTTAACTATAAGAAATATATCCTATGTATCATACTCCATTTAATTTATCTAGTTAAAAAACAACCAGGTGTTAAAGAGATGGAATATACCACACCTTATTAATATGTAGAAAGTATACGGTAATTATGCACGTATTGAGTATGTACAAAAAAGCACTTAATAGTAAGGAAATAGATTGAAAAGTAGTGCTATTAAAGTTATATGTGATCAAATAAGGCCAGATAAATTTTAGAAAAAGGCCAGATAAGAAAATACAAAATAACTTCACTTTCAATGAAAAAAGTATTAAAAAGGCCAGAAGGCCAGATAATATACTTGTATATAATTCGATAAGTTATTAGATATATTCATATATATGTGTCCTTAATAACTATGAATTATATCTATAAATATAATTTATCTGGCCTTCTGGCCTTTTTAATATAAAAACGTTGTATATGAATGTTTTAAATGGGGCTAGATATTAATACATATTTAGCCCCTATCTGGCCTTCTGGCCCTATTTAAAAACGTTTAATACGCCTTAAACGCTTTTATAACTTATATTATATTAAGTGTTTCTAATTAATACTTAACTAAATAATTTATAGTACACTTCAGTTAACATAAATAAGACTGGATATGAATAATTTATATGTATATTTCTATATACTTTCATATATATTATTCTATAACACTTCAGCAGACACTTCAATTAACACATATATAATTGATTATGAATAACTTATGTATTTTCATATGTCTATTTTTATAAAAAGACACACATACACATATATTGAACTGATAATCAGCTTAATAACTATCATACAAGTGTCTTCAGAAGTATCAACGGAAAATAAGCACATATGGACACATACAAGAGATACCTTCCCTCTCTTAATCGAAAGAAATCTCCATACCCATCACAGTCGGCCCCCTTTCGCGTTGCTTACGCAACCCGTGTTCCTGCCCACTAATCACTAACTCCTTTTGAAGTTTTCTAAGCATTTCTTGCCTTCCTAAACCAGATACCAATTCTTCATTCCAGTCTTTAAACTGAGAGGGCATGGACGATCTACAGTTTACCCGACACGTACCAGCTAATTCACGAACTTCCCTATACATCTGCCTCCCCGCTTTATCACTATCAAAAGCCAGCATTACTGACTGTCCATTCTCCCTAGCATTAGACAACACATTCTCTAGTTCCTTTTTAACCCCTTCAGATAAACTACCACAAGTAGAAACATACATAGTACCTTCCGAAGGCTTATGGATCTGCTTATAGCTCAAAGCATCTATAGGCTTTCTGAGACCACAATATGCTTTACGGGTAGACCACAAGACTCAACCAAGACAGACAACCCACGAGGAAGCCCTTTTTGGAAGTATTTGGTGCTATTAAAAAATCCGTCATCTGATATGGTACCTTTAACATCAAATTGATAACTAATGGTGCTGCATATAGTACCTTTTCCGCTACTATCTATGTCCCGGTATAAGGCAAATACAGCTTGGTTACCTACCTTAACACCTGCATAACACCCATAAGTAACCTCATCAATACCTCTACAAGACAGATAATTTCCTTTTTGATGCTCAACAACCCTATCAAACGCCTCTTGAGCGATATATCGTTGAGATAAAACATCTCCTATTTCTACAGAAAATGATTTTTGATCCTTAACGATACGATCGTCTAAATGTCTGCTAGACAGCCCACAAATACTCTGATAACTAAATCCACGTTTTTGCATAAAATCCACAATGGTTCCTTTTTCTTGTTCATCTACTAAAGATTTATACATCCAATGACCATTCTGATTAGGTCCATTTTTAATCAAAATTTTATCACCTTCTTTTTCCATAACGGCCCAGGCTTTAGAGCTTTTTTCTTTGTCTAAAACATAACCCATAGAAGCAGCATGTTGAATCAGGTTAACTTCATGCTTGACTCTTTCTAAATCATTATTAATGCGATGCTCTATAAGCGTTTTATGAGTATTTCTAGAATAGATAACTTCCTGTTTAAGACCTCTATTTTCTTCTTCTAAGGAACGAAGCTTATCCTGTACGTTTTCTAACGCCTCTTTGGCTTGTTCACGATGAAATGGATTTAAGGTGTTTATATACTTAGTTTCTGCTACCAACTCTCTTTCAATTTTATTGATGCTTTTGTAGTATTCTTTTGAGGTAGTGTGTTTTCTACCAGTTAATGAAACTTCTATGCCACGTTCTAAGCCAAACGGAGCCATAGCTTCCGCATACCTATTTTGATATCCTTGTAATTTAATAGTGCCGTGTCGATAATGTTTAGCGTTTAACCTTCCATCTGGAGTAATTGGAACTACTACACAATGAATATGTGGTGTTCTTTCATCTCTATGTATAGAAAATCGAACAATATTTTTTTCTCCACCAAATTCTCTACAAGCAAAATCCCAATTAGCTTGTTTCCAATTTTCAAATAACTTTTCATTAGATTCTATTTCTTTCATGCGATCACGACTGCCAGTCATAACCAAACCTAAAGCCTTAATAGCATCCAAACGAATAGATTTAGATAGCTTATAACCTTCTGATATCCTTTGCTCAACAAGTTCAGATAACGATTTACCTCCTGTATCTACCCATTCTTCGTTTAAGTATGTTCTAGAGGGATCTATATGTAAGCCTAGTTCTGAAGTTAGATTCTTATCTTCTTCATCTTCAAATACACCTGTTTTTTTAGCTTCCTTACAAGACCTATCTATATGTTTACCGATTCCTATTAAACCTTTCTGATATCCCTTAATATTAAATGTTGCGAACGCCATACCTATAAATGCATCATGCTAAACATACCCAACCTTCTTTCCCATTTGCTTGACCTAAAATACCAAGCATAAGATAACGATAATTTGCTAGAAACGAATGGTCCTTGCGAAGCAAGGATTAATAAATAAACCTTACTAAAATAAGGCCTTGAAGACAGCAAGCTAATGGGGGAAAAGTTGCTCCATTCAAGCGTATGATCCCTGGAATATTATCCTATATTTACACCATGAGTCGTCGCTTAAATTATTGCTAATTATGGCAGATAAAATTAAAATAATAGTCGAAAAACTGATTAAAGCAGGTGTGGATATGAATACCTTTCTAAAAGCATCTGGATCGTCTATACAGGAAAAAATAGCAGAGATAAGTCAATTATATACTGCTCGAGTAAAAAAACCAAAGCATAAAAGAAAAATGGCAAAATACTAATGGACTATTACCCATGTTAACTTTTTATTTTTTTCTAGCCTTATTTCTATTTCAGTTACTTTACTGGATGAAAATCAGTAGAATTTGTATGAATGACCGATACTTGAAATGGGCAGTTGATTTAATATTCTATTCAGGGTTTGGGTGCTATACCCGCCTGGTTTTAATAGGGTCTATTTGTTTTCTAGCATGGAATAGATTAAAGCTATTTTTATTAAAATCTTTCGGTAAAAAAAATGGGTTTACGTCTACAGTATTACTCTTTTTATGGTTAATATTTACCTGTTGTTTTATATCCTTTGAAAGGATATGTATTTATTTATCCAGGTATGATTTTATAAAATCACGTGAATGGTTAACACCTTATCTATTTATACTGTTTTTTAGTGCTTTTGCACTTCCATTTTTGTTTAATAGAGGTATAAAACCTTCCATAAAAAAAGATAAAAGTTCAATTATTAGTCCTAAATTTTACGATAAAAAGTCACCTTTTAGCATTGCTTTACCTACTAAAAACGGTCTATTACCCATCAATAATCCTCAGAGAGGAATTTATATACTAGGCGGTCCTGGAAGTGGTAAAACTAGATATGTTTTAGAACCCATATTATATGAAATGATCCAAAAAGGTTATTGTGGACTTGTATATGATTATGATTTCGAAGGTACTCCAATAGATCCAAAAAGAAGCTATTGCTTATCTAAATTTGTATATAATTGCTATTTAAAATTACCAGGAAAAAATAGGGAAAATATTACTTTTAAGACGATTAATTTTACGGATCTGAATAAAAGTAGTCGAATCAATCCTATTGATCCTATATACATATCGGATAGAGCCTATTTAGAAGAATATGTAACCGTATTATTAAAAAATCTTAATCCTGGCGGGAAAGATGATTTTTGGTATTTAAGTACTAAATCCCTTCTAAAAGGCATTATCGCTTACTTATCCAACCAGGCAAAAAGTTGTTGTACGCTACCACATGTGTTAACATTATCTACTAAGCCTTTTGGTAAAATATTAAGTTTAATAGAACAAGACCCAGAAGCCTATTCCTATGCAAGTTCCATATTTGATGCTTATAAAGGCGGTGATAAATCATCAGGTCAGTTAGTAGGTATCATAGCAAGCTTTAAAACAAGCTTACAACCTTTAATTGATAAGAACTTATTTTGGGTATTGAGTAAAAATGAAATAGATTTAACTATCAACGATAATATTAATCCAACCATACTCTGTATAGGCAATTTTCCACCTGCCAAATCAGCTTTCAGTCCAGTTATATCCCTACTGATTACCATATGTTTTAAATCTATGTATGGGCACAATAGAACGAAGAGTTTTGTGGCCATAGATGAACTACCTACCTTATACATCCCAGGTCTTTCAGAAGTCCCAGCTACGGCAAGAAAGTACGGTATTAGTACCATTTCTTGCATACAATCGAATGCCCAACTAGAAGATACCTATGGAAATATAGGTGCTAAAAAGATACAAGGTACCCTAAGCAATCAATTTATGGGCAACTGTGGTGTGGAGTCTTCTAGATATGCCAGTTCCATATTTGGAAAGGAAGAACATACGATCAAGTCTACAAGTTCCTCAGAAACCTGTCACAGTAATACTCAAGGTCATCACACTACGCATGGTGAAAATATCACTATACATGAACAAGAGTTGATCAAACCTAATGAGTTTTCAAGTTTTGGTGTGGGATTTTTTGCGGGGAAAGTAGTAGAAAGTGATAATGTATTTTTTCAGGAACAGTTCAAAGAAGTATCGTCCTATGACAAAAACTTTAAAAATGAGTTATTAGAAGATTTACCAGATGTTACAAAGGTCAGTAATGAAGATAATGCTATCTATAAAGACAACTGTCCTCTTTATAGTGCTGTATGTAATGAAAACGAAGATACGGTTGCCTTATTACTCTCTCATGGTGCTAAAGTTATCTTTCAAGGAGATGGCAAATCAAATATTTTAGACGCTGTACGATATAAAAAAAATGATGCATCTAAAAGGATATATAATCTTTTGGTCTCTAAACTTTCTCCTGAGGAAGTTGCTAGACTGAATGTTCAAGAAAAAAAAGAACAAGATATAAATGAGGTTAAGAATGAAAGTACGCCTCTATTATGGGCTGTTATAGATAATGATTTACCTAAGGTGAAAGAACTTCTAAGCTTAGGCGCTAATCCAAATATAGCTAACGTGCATAGTAACCCTCTTGAGGTGGCTGTACGTAATAAGAATAAAGAAATGGTTTCTGTATTACTCTCTTATGGAGCGGAGGTAAGATTTGATAAAGATGGTGATTCAAGTGTTTTTAATTCTTTAGAGGTCAATAACAATCAAGAAATCCTTGATGTAGTTCTTTGTCATTTTGCTGATATCGGTAAGAAAGATTCAGTGGGTTTAACTCCTATTCATTGGGCTTGTAGGGATGGACACCTAAATGTAGTAAAACATATTTTAGATAAATCACCTTTTCTGGTTCACAATACAGATAATCCTTACAAATTCACGCCACTTCATTGGGCTGCCAGAAGAGGGTTTAAAGAAATCGTTGAACTGCTTATTGCTAGAGGTGTCAGTAAAACTGCTAAAAGCAAGAGTGGCTTTACATCTTTGATGTTGGCTATAGCTAATAAGCATGAAGCGTTGAAATGTATCCTTTCTCCAGATGGTTTTTCAAGACATTCAAAATTGGTAGACAAAGATTGGCAGTGTAGTATTTGTATAGAAGGCGTACAAGATTCTAGGGATAAAATATTTCCTGTTATCCCGTTGGATTGTGGTCATAAGTTCCACTTCAGGTGTATTACTATGCATGTGTTGAACCAGCATGACAATGATCAAACCATTAACTGTCCTAATTGCCGTGGTAATCTATCAGCAGATATGATTCAAAAAATAGTTTCTAGTGCTACTAACCCAACCATGAGTGCATTTAGTACGTTAAATGCAGTTAGACAAAAAGATATGAAAAAGTTGAAGTTTTTATTGGCAAAAGGTGGCAATCCAAATGAGTCAACCGTTACTAATTCGGCTTTAGAAGAAGCAGTTCGTCAGTCTAATTATGAGATGGTCTCTTTGTTATTGGACTATGGTGCTGATCCTACATACCAAGACCCTAGGACAAATAATACGCCTTTGCATTATGCAGCAGATAATATGTTTTTTGAAAGAACTAGTCAGGATGTATCTAACAAGATATTCATAGCCCTTATCAAACATGGTGCTATAGTAAATATGCAACGATTAGGATCAGAAAACCGTGAAACACCTAGAGATTGTGTGTGTACGTATGATGATCCTCTATTTGTTTTAACAGAAGCTGGCGGAATTCGTTCAGGTTGGTTTACTGATATTCAACCTGCCTTTGGCTTGTCAGGTGATAAAACTATATACAAAATTTTGTTTGGACGAGATCCAAAACAGGACACCTATCATGCAAAACTATAATTATGTCTAATCAAAAAATAATAACAAGCCTTTTCATTTTTTTAGGTTTGACTTTTAGTGTATTTGGTAAACCGAATAGGGTTTATATCTTGCAAAGACCTATTCATACACATGGCTGTCATGGGATAGAAGTCAATTATGGGGTTTCGCATAAAATGCATGGGGTTTCTGCAGGCTATGCATATCACATTAATGAAATATGGCATATGAAATTATCTGGTGGTTTTTCCAACAAAAACCTCTTAACGGTATACAATACTTACCACTATAATTTGTTTAATCATTACGAATCTATCTTTCTGAATGTTTTAGTAGGATGTCAAGGAGTTATAAGTTTCATCATGCCTGTTGGGAGCATTGTGCTAAACGTTTCAATATAGGCGCCCAATTAGGTTTAGAGTTGGAAAAATATATCACGGATTATTTGCTTTTGATATTACTAGCAGAAACTCCTATTTCCTTGTTGGATAAAAATGATGTGTTTAATTATCGATTTTCGGCAGGATTACGTATTACCTTTTAAAGAATAGCTATTGATCTAGTCGAAGCAATAATGTAGCAAATAGTTTTACTATGTACTATTAACCCAATATAACGAATATATGGTTAATTAATGAAAATGAGAACTAAAATGAGAAAAATAGCATCCCCATCATTTATTGTTGCTTCTTTATTTTTTTGGTCTTGTACAGTGGCCTTTAGACAGCAATTTGCCGACGATATTATTTGGATACCAAAGCATGAATATGCCTTGTTGCCAGAAAAAGGTGTAGCACCTGTTTTAGCTGAGAAAGTTCCTGTAATCTTGAGTATTAAGTTTGACGACACATGGAATAACGATAGGTCTAACAAACCCAAAGCTCCACATAGGTATGAAAAATGGGATGTTAATCCAGAGGTTATCCAGTTTCGTATTAAGGGTATTAGGGTTGAAGGTGGCGAAGGAAAACTGTTCAAGCGTGTTGAAATAGATGGAAAATGTTCTATAGGTGAGCCATTTAAAGTAGGTAGTATAGTCCAGCATGGCGAAATACCCCTATATTATGTACCCAATGAGAAAGACACTTGTCATACACATAAGGTAAGTATTGATGCCATCATATTGACTTGTGACTTTAACAGGGAGGGAGGAGATCCTATAACCTGTTCGCTAAGGCTAGATGAGCCTCCTTATGATTTAAAAGCAAGTGCCAATGTTAAGGTTATTTATGTAGAAGACAAAGAGGATACACCTATTAACATTAATATCAGTTCATCCAACGTATTAGCATCGTGTCAAAAATACCGATTGGTTAAATGGTGTGTGACAGATGGCCAGGGTACTATGTATGTAGATACAGGATCATGCAAAAAACCAATATGTAGCAATGAACCGCTTAAGTTTGGCAGCAATACACTCTTCTACGCTCCAAAACCTGGTAGTGATGGCACCCATACCATTCATTCATTTAACAGTAGGCAATACTAAAGGTGATACCACACAAGACTATTCTTTTTCTGTTAAAGTTCAAGATCATAGAATTGAAAACTTTACAGCAGAACTTTCTATAGTCTCAGAAGAAATACCTTTGTTACCGTTTAAAGATAGGGTATGTAAACTTAAGATCAGACCATTAAGCGATGCAGGTAAAGTTCTTAAATACCATATTAAGGCCATTAAGCTGAATGGAGGTAAGTTCATTTTAGGCAAGGATTCCATAAAAGAAGGAACGCCCCTAACAGTAGGGGTCAATACACTAATGTTAAATCCATGTGGTTATGTTGGTGATTTAACGCCTTCTATCACCATAGTAAATGATAAGGGAGATGAACGTGAAGTAACGCTTAAACATCAATTTATTGTTAAAGATCCATCTTTTAAAGTAGTGGGTAGTTTAGAAGGTAGTGTTGAGAATGGTATGGATAACAGACATATCAACTTAAAGATTATTGCTCCTTTTAATACTACAAGTGATAAGTTTATTTTGTCAGATTATCGTCTATCAGGCGGTATAGAAGGTGATTTACTAAAAATAACAGGAGAACTTGTTGAACCAGGTGGTATGCTTTCAGTAGGCGATAGTGCATTTAAATTTAGGTTAGGTGATATAGATCAGTTATAGATAAGATTGATGGTGCACCGAAGCTGTACTTCGACATTACCTATCCAGATGGCACACATCATGAAACAGAAGCTGTAGATCTTTCTATTTTCTTATTTGAAACATTGGCCTATAAGATAGAGTCATTATCTGAAGATAGTAAAGAGCTTTATAAACCAGTTGTTCAGGACTATAGTTTAAATCCAGAATCAGCCTTTCAAAATTTACAGGCTATAGAACCAGATTGGTATAATAGACAATCTAACCTACATAATATACTGGTTTATATGCAGCATGATACGGCTATTGCCCCTCAAGCTATGGATGCACTTACTAGCCTACAGACACTCAAAAGTGATACTAAAGATAAAGTAAAGACTAGGGTATTGACCACAAGGTTATTAAATGATTGGCATAAAGAAATGAATCATATTAACGCTAACCAAGAACCAGATGGTCGTAAAATACATACAGAAATACTAGAAAAAGAGCTTGGTGCTTTTTCTGATATATTTCGATCATGTAGAGATACTCTAGGTATGGAAGATGTAGTACAATCGTTAGATGATATGCTTGAAAAAATTGAGGGATTAAAAGTAGAAACAGCAAGATTAGATACTAAAAAATATGAGAAAGAATCAGAATACAAAAATTTCCAAAGAACAACCAGGAGTGATATAAAAAATGAGAGAGAAACTAGAGAGGCTGACGTTAGTATTTTAAAATCTGAAGACAAGCGTTTAGGAAGAGAGATAGAAGAGCTATGTAACAGTAGGGATGAACTAGAGTCTAAAATAAGAACCCATGATGGTAGTATTTCTAGATTAAACTCGTTGATGAACGAGTTAAGCAAGGTTAATAGTGATCTGCGTTCTAAGTGCAATACATTACAGTTATGGTCCGGTAAAGTAAATAAATATATTAAAAGTGTAAATGAAAGATTGTACGATAAAAGAGATAAAATGGGATGCACGCATATTTGGGAAAATTTTGAAAAAGATTTTTGTTAAAACATATATCTAAAGTGTAGTAGTTAAGATTTAATCTTACAGGCAGTAAAAAATTATAGTTTAAACTTGTCAGTTAAGTCTAGTTTGTCAGACATTTCTTCAATATAGGCGATTTGATTATTTTTTCAAAGACTAATTTTTTACTGTCTTCCCAAGTTTGTATAGGTGTTTTACCGTAACAATACTTTCCAGAATGGGGTCGCTCATGATTATAGTAATGCAACCATCTATCTAAATCCTCTTGCAAATCATCTAGATTAGTATAGATTTTTTTACGCATTGCTGTATCAAAAAATTCCTGCTTCATTGTTTTATTAAAACGTTCACAAAATCCATTGGTTTGTGGTGAATAAGCTTTAGTGACAGTATGTTCTATGCCTTCAATGCTTAAAAATAACTCAAAAGCATGATGTTCTATTTTACCTTTATACTCAGTACCACGATCTGTTAGAATGCGCAAGATTGGTACGCTTTGCTCTTGATACCAAGGTAATACTCTATCATTTAACATATCAGCTGCTGTTAGAGCTGTCTTATCAGTATAGAGTTTTGCATTAGCTACTCTAGAATAGCTATCTATAAAGACTTGCGTATAAACTTTACCTATACCTTTAAAGTTACCCACATAATAGGTGTCTTGACAGCCTAAGTAACCAGGATGTTCGGTATCTATTTCTCCACATGCCTCTTGTTCGTTTCTACGTTTTTCTAATGCTGCTAGCTGAGAGTCAGTTAAAACAAAACCATCTTGCGCCATCTTAGCTTCCAAAGCTTTAAACCGTTTCTTTATGTTGTTCAAGTCATTACGTAACCAGATAGATCTTACGCCACCAGGAGAGACAAGTATACCTTGTTGCTTTAATTCGTTAGATACCCTAAGTTGACCATAAGCCGGATAGTCTATGGCCATATCTACTACTGCTTTTTCTATATTAGGGTCTACTCTATTAGCTAGAATAGGTTTCTTACGGCTTATTTCATACAATGCTTCTTGACCAACTGTCTCATACAAGGATTTAAATCGGTAATAGCTATCTCGGCTATAACCCATATTTTTACACGCAGAGGATATGTTACCTAACGTTTTAGCTAGTTCTAATAAGCCTAATTTCGGTTTAATGATTTTTTGATGTAAGTTCATAATAGTTATAATTTATATCCATACAATTTAACAATTGTAAGACTAAATCTTAACTACTACATTTAAAGAGCTGATTTCAATAAAAATTTTAAGGGATCTTGACTAGAAAAACAAATATAAGTACATTGCTCTTCTAGTCAAGATCCCTTTTTTTAATAGAGAATCTAATTTTTTATTTCCTATACTTTAAATTAAAGGATAGGTGCCTCCACAAAAAATACCAAAAATTGATTTACACACTTAATGGGACAGGGCCAGGTACACCCATACATTTGGGTGTAATATGAACAGAAATGTTTATTTTTGAACACATTTTTCAAACTTATTAAAAAATTTATCCAAAAACTCTGAAAAATCTTTAGCAAAATGTACGAGATTACCAGAACTATCTACACAAAATACATGGCCTAAATTAGAATTTTTTTCTAAATTTATACAATATTGAATATCTTGATCTTTAGATATTAACCAATAATTTTTCTCATTTCTTCCTAGTTTCTTAATAGAACGATGAAATAAAATTTGAGTTGATGTTATGACATTAACTTTCTTGTCTATATTACTTTCCTTAATCTTATCATCTAGATATTCATATTCACTAAGTTCACATTTATATATATCGAAAGATGTACGACATATAGATCCATATTTATTTAAAAACTCCTTATACCCTTTCAATTCATATTGATC encodes:
- a CDS encoding IS481 family transposase, with translation MMNLHQKIIKPKLGLLELAKTLGNISSACKNMGYSRDSYYRFKSLYETVGQEALYEISRKKPILANRVDPNIEKAVVDMAIDYPAYGQLRVSNELKQQGILVSPGGVRSIWLRNDLNNIKKRFKALEAKMAQDGFVLTDSQLAALEKRRNEQEACGEIDTEHPGYLGCQDTYYVGNFKGIGKVYTQVFIDSYSRVANAKLYTDKTALTAADMLNDRVLPWYQEQSVPILRILTDRGTEYKGKIEHHAFELFLSIEGIEHTVTKAYSPQTNGFCERFNKTMKQEFFDTAMRKKIYTNLDDLQEDLDRWLHYYNHERPHSGKYCYGKTPIQTWEDSKKLVFEKIIKSPILKKCLTN